The nucleotide sequence CAGTCCGGGATGAACACCGCGCACCGCGACCGCCTCGCCTTCATGCGGATCTGCTCGGGCGTCTTCCACCGCGGCATGACCGTCACGCACGCCCAGACCGGCCGCCCCTTCGTCACCAAGTACGCGCAGCAGCTCTTCGGCCGCGAGCGCTCCACCGTCGACGACGCGTATCCGGGCGACGTCGTCGGCCTCGTGAACGCGTCCAACATCCGCGTGGGCGACACGCTCTTCGACGGCGCACCCGTCACGTTCCCGCGCCTCCCGCAGTTCGCGCCCGAGCTCTTCCGCGTCGTGCGTTCGAAGGACACGAGCACGCACAAGCAGTTCCGCAAGGGCATCGAGCAGCTGGATCACGAGGGTGTAATCCAGGTGATGCGCTCCGACCTCCGCGGCGACCAGGCCCCCGTCCTCGGCGCGGTCGGCCCCATGCAGTTCGAGGTCGTCGTCGAGCGCATGACGAACGAGTTCCGCGCGCCGCTGCGCATGGAGCCGCTCGAGTACCAGGTGGCCCGGATCACCGACGCCGCCTCGGCGCCGGCCCTCGCGAAGACCATCGGCGTCGAGGTGCTCGTGCGCTCCGACGGCACGCACATCGCCCTCATCACCACCCCGTGGCGCTTGAAGGCGATCCAGCGCGACAGCCCCGAGCTCACCCTCGTCGACGCGGCGACGGCCCTCCCGGACGCGTGATCTCGAGGATTCGCGCGTGACCCCCTCACCCGGTCACGGGCCTTCGCTTGGCTCCTCCGGCACTGCAGCCGTGACCACCTTGGCCGATCACCGCACCTCCGTCGAGGCCGCTCCCGTCGGCGGACCGGCGATGGAGTCCCCTGCCATCCCCCGGGACACGACCACGGACGTCGATGCCGTCGTCGTCCGCGGCCCGGCGATCGACGCCGAGACCCGCTGCGTCCACTACGGCTCCGCGCTCGACGTGGTCGCCCTCCGCGCTCCGTGCTGCGACGCGTGGTACCCGTGCCACCTCTGCCACGCGGACGTCGCCGACCACCCGCTGGAAGTGATCCTCCGCTCGGCCCACCACCTGCCGGCCGCGCTCTGCGGCGTCTGCCGCGCCACGATGTCCGTGCCCGAGTACCTCGCGGCGGACGCCTGCCCGAGCTGCGGCGCCGCGTTCAACCCCGGCTGTGCTGCGCACGCTCACCTCTACTTCGCGCCCTGACTGGGACCCGCGCCGGAGCCGCGCCTCGATCCGTCGGTCCGCG is from Clavibacter sp. A6099 and encodes:
- a CDS encoding CHY zinc finger protein codes for the protein MTTLADHRTSVEAAPVGGPAMESPAIPRDTTTDVDAVVVRGPAIDAETRCVHYGSALDVVALRAPCCDAWYPCHLCHADVADHPLEVILRSAHHLPAALCGVCRATMSVPEYLAADACPSCGAAFNPGCAAHAHLYFAP